A window of the Nibribacter ruber genome harbors these coding sequences:
- a CDS encoding Crp/Fnr family transcriptional regulator, which translates to MLASLLRQVPYFSEDDVAVFVPLWKKQVQVKRHDFLIREGQVEQHLYFVLSGAFRLYYPTPEEDICVGFAYANTLITAFPSLVTQMPSTYCIQALKKSELLAISRTDFYALQEERPVFGKFWRHELEKALVGKMEREIDLQLLDPQQRLDRLLARSPHIFQLVPLKYIASYLRMTPETLSRIRRY; encoded by the coding sequence ATGCTGGCCTCCCTTTTACGCCAAGTGCCTTATTTTTCTGAAGACGATGTGGCCGTCTTCGTGCCGCTCTGGAAAAAGCAGGTGCAGGTGAAGCGCCATGATTTTCTTATACGCGAAGGCCAGGTGGAGCAGCATCTGTATTTTGTGTTGAGCGGCGCATTCAGGCTGTATTACCCCACGCCCGAAGAGGACATCTGCGTGGGCTTTGCGTACGCCAATACGCTCATCACCGCCTTCCCGTCTTTGGTCACGCAGATGCCGTCTACGTACTGCATACAGGCTTTGAAAAAGAGCGAGTTGCTGGCGATTTCAAGGACGGATTTTTATGCTTTGCAGGAGGAACGTCCCGTGTTTGGAAAATTCTGGCGGCATGAACTGGAGAAAGCTTTAGTGGGCAAGATGGAACGCGAGATTGACTTGCAGCTCCTTGACCCGCAACAGCGCCTGGACCGCCTCTTGGCCCGAAGTCCGCACATCTTCCAACTGGTGCCCTTAAAGTACATTGCCTCCTACCTGCGCATGACGCCAGAGACCCTGAGCCGCATCCGGAGATATTGA
- the sdaAA gene encoding L-serine ammonia-lyase, iron-sulfur-dependent, subunit alpha gives MALLFNDFASWGKHCAETGEPLWQAVLTYEIEQKGRSEEVIWDGLARAYDVMRDAVHTGLTDDMTSRSGMINNGAKKVAKAPVTVLSPEFQMLISRALGAKEVNSCMGRVVAAPTAGASGILPGILTTIQDLHKLDDRKIHEGLLIAAGIALIIETNASLAGAVGGCQAETGSAAAMGAGAIVYCLGGNVDQVFAAVAVTIQCMLGLICDPVAGLVEVPCVVRNASAAAIAFSSAQIAIAGVNPVIPVDQCVMALGEVGQSMETKYKETALGGLANTPKGREIENMVLVQDVEILPDED, from the coding sequence ATGGCATTACTATTTAACGATTTCGCGAGCTGGGGCAAACATTGCGCAGAAACCGGCGAACCGCTCTGGCAGGCCGTCCTCACCTATGAGATAGAGCAGAAAGGCCGCTCTGAAGAAGTCATCTGGGACGGGCTGGCCCGCGCCTATGACGTCATGCGCGACGCCGTGCACACCGGCCTCACAGATGACATGACCTCCCGCTCGGGCATGATCAACAACGGCGCAAAGAAAGTGGCCAAAGCTCCTGTGACCGTGCTGTCGCCTGAGTTCCAAATGCTGATTAGCCGGGCCTTGGGTGCCAAGGAAGTGAACTCCTGCATGGGCCGCGTGGTAGCCGCCCCAACAGCCGGTGCCTCTGGCATCTTGCCGGGCATCTTAACCACCATCCAGGACCTGCACAAACTAGACGACCGTAAAATCCACGAAGGCCTTTTAATAGCCGCTGGCATTGCCCTCATCATTGAAACCAACGCCTCTCTGGCTGGCGCCGTGGGCGGTTGCCAAGCCGAGACCGGTAGTGCCGCCGCCATGGGCGCGGGTGCCATTGTGTATTGCCTGGGCGGCAACGTAGACCAGGTTTTTGCCGCCGTGGCCGTGACCATTCAATGCATGCTGGGCTTGATTTGTGATCCGGTGGCTGGTCTGGTAGAAGTGCCCTGCGTAGTGCGCAACGCCAGCGCCGCCGCCATTGCCTTCTCCAGCGCCCAGATTGCCATTGCCGGCGTCAACCCGGTTATTCCGGTGGACCAGTGCGTGATGGCCCTGGGTGAGGTAGGTCAAAGCATGGAAACCAAATACAAAGAAACCGCTCTCGGTGGCCTCGCCAACACGCCCAAAGGCAGAGAAATAGAGAATATGGTGCTGGTGCAAGACGTAGAAATCCTGCCAGACGAAGACTAG